CCAGTTGGTCGGCTCGATCGGCGCGAGCCGCTCCAGCTCCCCGGCGTCGATGTCGGCGGTGACCCCGGAAGGCCGTGCCGACACCTTGGACCAGGGCAAAGCATGCAGCCGCTCGCCGACCCCGCCAACGCCGCCGGCGCTCACCACCAGATAGCTAATCCGGCCATCCTCGCAGCGCGCCATCGCATCGACGCTGGTGCCGATCGCCTCACCGCCACGCCCCTCGACACTGGCTGCGGTGAGCATCGACACCGGAAACAGGGTCGGCCCGTCCTTGCGCTCGCTCTTTTCGGCGGCAGCCTGCGCGCCATCGTCGAACCGTGCCTGGCGGCCCAGCCAGCGCCACACGCCGACGAGATTGACGACCGTCAGGAAAACGTTCTGCCAGAGCAGGTTCGGCTGGTCCGTTGCCATTGCATAGGCACTCCACGACACCGAGCCGATGGTGAAGATGACGAAGCCCCATCCGGTCACCCGCGCGCCGAGATTGGCGGCGGTGACGCAGGCGGCGAGCATGGTCGCGATCGGTGCCGCCCAGGCGGCTATGTCTTCCATGTCGCGATGCTCCGTCGTTGTTCGAGCCCTGCAACAGCGGCAGCCGCCTGCGGTTCCCGGAAAGGAGATGGCCGAAAGGTCAGGTGCGCAAAGCGGCGGCGCAGCCGGCAAGCGCCGGCGAGCGGGTCACGAATAAGGCGCCGGCCTCGTACAGGCGGGCTTCCCCGCCCGGTCGGTCCAGCGCCACGGACATCATGCCGCCCTCCGGATTCGCCCATAGCAGAGGCGTCCGCGCCTGCTGCGCGGCATTGATCGCGACTGCCGCGTCGGACCCGGGCGCGAACAGGACCAGCGCACTGTCCGCATTGGGCTGCGGCAAGGCTGCGATCGGCGCCGCGAGCAAGGCGAGCAGGCCAAGGGTGACAGCCGCCCCTGCCCCGCCGCCGCGCGTTCCATCCGCTTGGGCGCCCCGCAGCAGCAGCACCGCGATGGCCAGCGGGATCAGGCCGAACGCGGCCAGCCAGCCGAGATCGTAGAGCATCGGCTCCGAGACGTCGACGCGGATCCGGTGAATGCCGAGGATCCAGTGAAAGAATCCGACGTCGACCACGTTCCACAGGCCGAAGCCGAGCAATCCGCCGCCGGCAACCAGGCGCCAGTCGGCGGCGTCGCCCAATAAGCGGCGACGGCGCCATAACAGCCACAGGCCGGACGCGGTCACGAGGTACATCAGGACGTGGAACAGCCCGTCCGCGAGGATCTGGGTGCCGAGGTCCCGGAACGCTTCGCCCGGTACGAGGCTCAGCAGATGATGCCATTGCAGCACCTGATGAAGCAGGATGCCGTCGAAGAAACCGCCAAGGCCGAAGCCGATCACGCCCGTGGCGACAAGAAGGCGGCGACAATCCTGACCATTCACCATGCCCGTGTCCCTGCCAGAGCTGCATGCGTCTGCTGCGGAAACACGCCTCGGAGGGCCGAGTTGCCGGAAGATGCCGCCGCTTAATCTGGGTCAGTCCGAATCTCGGCGCCTGCCGGAACCGGCCCCGCATGTTCGGGTTGACCGGCAACACACTCGAAACGTGCCGAAAAATCCGCATCGGCTGCTCCTGCCAAACGGTCGGCACCCCTGGGGGACAAAGATGGACGTCGTACAATGCAAGATGGCCCGCGCCGCGCTCGAATGGGAGCCCGCGGATCTCGCCGAGGCCAGCGGCCTCGAAACGCGCGCGATCGCCCGCTTCGAAGACGGCGGCGCCGTTCTTCCCGGCCACCTGCGGGCGATGCGCGCTGCCCTCGAGACGGCGGGAATCGCGTTTCTCGGGGACGACGGGGTGCGTCTCTCAGGAGCCGCCCAATGCCGCCACATTGCCGTGCAGCAGGCGCTATGACGGCGGCATCTGCAACGACGCACGGCGCTGCGGAATGACGGTGCTGCCCAACAAGCGCGGCGACGCGCACCTTCGCACCATCGCGATGCCGCGCGACGCCAATCCGTCCGGGGACATCTTCGGCGGCTGGACTCTCTCACAGATGGATCTCGCCGGGGGCGTATTCGCCGCCGAGCGCGCCGGCGGCCGCGTCGCGACGGTCGCGATCGACGCCATGAAGTTCCTCCGCCCGATCGCCGTCGGCGACGAAGTCAGCTGCTTTTGCGGCTGGGAGGACGAGAGTCCGGCCTCGGTCAGGGTCCGGATCGAAACCTGGGCGCGGTCTCCGGGCGGCGGCGAGCCGGAGAAGGTCACGGAGGGCGTGTTCACCTATGTCGCGGTGACCGATGATGGAAAACCGCGCCGTCTGGACGCTGACGGCGGCTGACCAGGCCATGATGCTGGCGTTACGCCGCTCTCATCGGATCGGCGTCCCTGACCTCCCGGCCCCGCACGCTTTGCCTGCGGCCGGGGCATCCGATCAGGCCAGGCGGCGTTCAGCCTCGTATCGCGGGAGAGACTGGCATGCACATCTTTGAAATCGCTCTCGGCCTGGGCGAAAAGCCGGAGGATCTCGGCATGGTCGAGATGGCCCTCCGCGCGGTCGTCATCTACCTCGTGACGCTTGTCATCGTTCGTCTCGGCAAGAAGCGCTTCATGAGCCGGGCGAGCGCGTTCGATGTCATCGTCGGCATCATGCTGGGATCGATCGCCAGTCGCGCGATCACCGGCAACGCGCCAATGGCTCCGGCGATGGCTGCTGCCACCATGACGATGGCATTGCACTGGGCCTTTTCGGCGCTGGCCGTCCGCTGGCACGCCTTCGGAACCCTGATCAAGGGGCATGACCGCATTCTCGTGCGCGATGGACGGGTGGACGAGGACGAACTGCGTACCGCCCACATGACGATGCGCGACCTTGCCGAAGAGCTTCGCGAGAAAGGCATCGCCGATGTCGCCGGCGTCGCCGAGGCCCGGCTCGAGCGCGACGGCGCGATCAGCGCGGTCAAGAAGCCGGACAAGGCGAAGGTCGTCACCATCGACGTTGCGCCCGGCGTACAGACGGTGCGGCTCGAGTTCGGCTGACCGGCCCCTCCCGGTGAACCCCGATCCGCGGGCGTTCGTTGCGCCCGTGTCTCACGTTATACGAAGGATCGACCATGGACGAGAAGAAGATCGACGAGGCGAGCGGCGACAGCGCCCGCGGCGGCCCGCTTGCAACCACCGATACGCATACCGAAAGCGGCGCACCGACCGACAAGGCGCATCTCGAAACGGGCGACGGCACGCTGACGGGATCGATCCCGGCCGGCCTCAGCATCGAGGAATTGCAGGCGATCGCCCGGGACGATCAGGGCGTTGAAAGCGGCACCGGCTGACGCCGGAGGCCGGGATCTGGATCAGTTTCCATGCGCGCCGGTGCGGGATTGGTGTAGAGCAAGCGGGAAGGAGCCGCCGATGACCAATCCGCTGACCTTGAAGCTCGAGCAGTTCACGCGCTTCGACGCAGCCGAGCGGAACCGGCTCGACGCGCTCGCCGCTTATCCCCGCAAAAGCTTCGCGCGCGGCGCCACGATCATCGGCGAAGGCGACAGGGCCGACACCATCCACCTCGTCCTCGACGGCCTGGCCGCGCGCGCCAAGACGCTCTCCGACGGCAGTCGCCAGCTGATGGCCTTTCTCGTTCCGGGCGATCTGTGCGATGTCGAAGTGTTCGTGCTCGAGGCGATGGACCACGACATCGTCGCGCTCGCCGACACGAACTGCGTGATGATCCCGGCAGCCGTGATCGAGGAGATGCTGACCGAGAGCGCGAAGCTCACCAAGGCTCTGTGGTGGAGCACGATGACCGACTCCGCCGTGCTGCGCGCCAGGATCGTCGACCACGGCAGCCGCGACGCGCGCGAGCGCATCGCCCACCTCCTGTGCGAGTTGCTGATCCGCTATCGCATCGTCGCGCGGGCCAGCGACGACAGCTTCCCCTTCCCGCTCACCCAGGAAGACCTCGCCGACGCCACCGGCATGACCCCGGTCCACGTCAACCGGGTGCTGCAACAGCTCCGCGCCGACGGCCTGATCGACTACAAGAGCAAGGTGCTGAACGTGCTCGATCCCCGCGGCCTCAAGGCGGCGGCGCAATACGAACCCAATTACCTCCACCTGACCCGCACCGAGCATCGCGACCCCGACGTCAGCGGCCGCGTCGGCGATCTCGTCCCCGCCGCCCACCACCGCCTCCTCCAAGACGCGACGCAGACTTTAAAGTCCATTCTCGGGCGCAGTTGAGCGCACATAGGGCACGGCGGATGCAGGGCGCTCCCGCTCATGTCCGCGTTCCTAAAGCACGGGGTTCCCGCCCGCAGAAACGGGACGATCGCACCCGACTGCCCAAAGCGGCAGGAAAGTCGGGACCGGGATGGGAGCTGATCCCAGGCATTCCTTCTACTCCGATGTCAGGCTGGCCCCGTCCCTTTGAGCCTGATCACCTTAGGTTGGAGCGTTCAGCTCCGATCTGAGGTGAATCAGGCTTCGAACCAAGGGCGGCGCGTGGATCGTTTGCCTCGTCGATATATTCGATGCCCAATGGGCCCGCTCCACTCACTTGCGTGATATACTCACCGGACATGGCCCAATGAAAGTGAGGTGTATCGCCCGGAAGGATGATAACGCTTCCTGGACCGTAGGCTTCAAGCTTCGAAGCATCGAATACGCTGCCAAACCCGATATAGAAGACGCCCGACAATACTGTGTACACCCGGTCCTCGGGATGCGTGTGCGGTAGCAGCTTGACGCCGCCCGCAACCCTCACCCGAACGACATACGGGCCTGGCTTGGTCGGATCGGCGACGACCCTTGCGAGTTCCGCGCCCGCGGGGAAAGCCGGAAACGGTTGAAACTGGATCGTCTCGGGATGAACTGATCCCCGCTGTTTCGGAGAAAGCGGCTGAGGCACAACGGGTGCCGCAGCCAAAAGGACGCTGCCCGCTACAGTGGTGCCGGCCTTGCGCATGAAGCTACTCCTGCTCATCGGTCAGAAACTGCGATCGGAAGGCGACGTGGACCGGAGCTCGCCGAGGTAGAATCCGAGCCGGTTCTCGACATCGCCCGGCGCCTGGAACCCACGTGCAGTCAGAGACCTGATGCCCTCCTTAGCGGCGGGTCGGCCAAGCGAGGCAATGCACGCCTCCCAGCCGGCGCCGATCTCGACGTCGGGCGGTAGGCTAGTGTTCACAAGCCGCTTCGTCTGAGCGATCGCCCATTTGTCGAAGCGAGAGATTCTCGTAGCGAGCGCATCGACATAGGCGTCCAGCTCGGCGTCAGGCAGCGCGCGGTTCACATAGCCATAGGCCTCAGCCTGCGGACCCGAGATGTCGTCGGAACCCAGCAGTATCTCCATCGCGCGGTTGCGTCCGATCATCTGCGGCAATCGCGCCATGGGGCCACCGCCCGCGACCATCCCGACTCCGACCTCCCATTGGGACAGGATCGCCTTCTCGCTGCTGGCGAACGCCATGTCGCACGCGAGCGCGATCTCGCTCCCGTTGCCGGTTGCGCGCCCCCGGATCAGGGCGATCGAAGCCACGGGGGCGCGGGTGAGGCGCACGAGGAAATCGGGCCAAGGCGCCAAGCCCGATGGGCCGGGTGGCATCGAGGTCAGATCCTCGAGCCGCGCCGTGAAGTCCGAGTGATTGAGGAAGAAGCCATCGACGGCACTGTCGAACACCACAACCCGCACCTCTTCGTCGGATTCGATTGCGTCGATCAGATCTTCGAACTGCCTGACCATCTCGGGTCCCATCACGTTGAGCGGAGGGTTGTCCAGAGTGACGCGCCAATAAGCCGCGGTATGACGGGTCAGACGAATTTGTCTCGGGTCGGTGTTGGGGTCCATCGAAGCTTCCCTTCGCCGTTTCGCGGAAGGCCCCCAACATGTCGGGCCATCGACCGGCCCGCGATTGGACCAAGGTATCCTCGAGACGTTGGTATCGTGCGAACACTGCGGTCCAGCGCGGTCCAACTCGCATTGAAGGTGAAAGAAGTTCACCGTGACAGGCACTTTTCATCGAGTGCGATATCACGGCATTTTCTAAGGGGTTGTTCGCCAGAAAGCATACTCGGTCGAGCGCGCTACGCTCTCGTGCCGAACGATCGACCGGGCGCCGGCCAATAAATTTGGGGTGGACGCCGGACCGGACGTGTGATGATCCCGGATCATGCCTGCTCCCGACGTGTCCCCGCGCGCGATCGCCTCGCTTTCCTCCAAGGAGCTGGAAATCCTTCACCTGCTCGCCACAGGACATACGGGAAAGTCTATCGCCGCGCGCCTGGGACAATCCGAAACCGCGATCAACGAGCGCCTGCGCGAAGCGCGCCGGAAAACGGGTGTCACCAGCAGCCGCGAACTCGCTCGGATCGTCGATGCCCAGAAAATTTGGGACAAGAATATCGATCTATCCAGCTCTCGACGCCAGACCGAAGAGTCGGCTCGGCCCGTCGATCGCGGCCGCTCACCGTCGAAAGGATTGATCATGATGATTTCGGCAATGGTCCTCGCCGCCGCTGCGGCAATCGGCATCACCCTCGCTGGCTCCTCGACAGAAGCGCGACAACCGAATGTGCAGGCTGCCGCGTCGGACCAACTGCCGCTCGTCGGGAAGTGGTCGCTCGATGTTTCGCGCATCCCGGCGAACGAACGGCCGCAGAGCGTCACTCTCGCATTCAGCGTCTCGGCAGATCGGCTGTGGACCGGCGAAAGCGAAATTGTGGCCCGGGACGGCGCGCGCCAGCACGCCAAAGCAACCGGGGCAGCCGACGGAGCGCCCGTCCCCCTCACCGGCAGCATGACGTTCGCCGACGAGGTGTCGATGCGCCAGCCGGCGCCGAACACCCTGGTTCTGACCTTCACCAAGGCGGGCAAGCCGGTTTCCACCCGGGTCTACACTATCGAAGACAACCGTGAATCGATGAAGGAAACCATCGTTTGGGCCGAAAACGTCACGCCGAGGATGGTAACCACCTACTTCAGCCGTGTCCGATGAGGCGACCGGTCCGTGAAGCCGCGGATCCCGTGACCTGACCTTTCGCGAACTCCCGCTCCTGCTCCCGCTCGCCTTGCCGGGCGGCACAGGTCAGCTCGATACGTTGCGCCGGGCCCTGGGGAGACGCGTCATACGTCCACAGCGCTGATCGAGGCGGGGAAGCGGCACCTGCGGCCGCCGGTTGTCCAAGCCGCCTAATGCGCTGCCCACAGGAGACGCTTACCGTTCAGCCATATCTGTTCGAAACCATGAAGTAGCGACGACGATCGCTACCATGGTCGGGCACAGATCATGACAAGGCGCAGGTCATGGAGCGAACAACAGACGCTGGGTCAGCCTCGGGCTGGTAAACCGCGCATCCCCGTTGATCCACTCGCCAGCGATGTCACCGCTATGCGGGACCGTTCCCGGATAGATCGCCAAACGATTGAAGCGCGGTTCGATGCGACCGAGCAACTGGTAGGATGCTCCGCTCGCCGTATAGTAGCCGGTCGCCGAGGGTTCAGAGTCACGCACCTTGTCGAAGAACAAGGTGCCGCCGCGCTCCTCCCGATTGAGGTAGATCAGACCGAATGCCGGAACCGCATCGACATGGGGTATGCGTTGCTTGGGACTGAGGGCGGACGGGTGGACATCGACAATGGCGAAATCGGTGACGACCTCACCGAAGCGTGCGATCGAGCGTCCATTCGCGTACAGCGGACAGATGCTCAGGAGCGTAGCGGTGGCGAGTTCTCGAGCCCATCGCAGGAGCGTTTCGCAGGACGGGTTTTGCTCGCACATCTGCGCGATCCTGCCGGGATAATGGGTGGCGGCAGGCGTGAACGGCAATTCGAGCGCAAAAGCACGCACCGCGTCGGGCTGAACATACAGATCGTCGACAAGGATGACGGGGACCTTGCCGCCAATCCACTCGCATCTGGCCTTGGCTGACGGCGAGAGCGCGAAGAGATCAGCGTGCGGTGGCATGACGATGATTTGGAAGATCGAACAAGCATGCGCAACCGGTAGGGTGGCACGCGAGGTCCGAACCTCGAAGGCAGGCGGAACATCAGGGCTACGGCCGTTCACTCGGCACAGCGTGGGTCCAGAGCCGCGTTCCGGTATTGCCGATCTCGGAGCACACCGCTCAACTCTGATCGCCGGCTTAAGTCCGCCCTGGCGGGCAGACGTCGCTGGGTAGATGTTCGGCGGAGGTCCGCTTCTGCGGCGGAACGAAACCGTCCCTGCAAAGCGCCTTGCCGGGCCGCCACGGTGCGTGCCAAGAGAGTGTGAACGTTCACAGAAAGACGGGGATGAGGATGGACTGGCGGAGCGCTTTGGCCGGATTGGCCTGGCTTGCAATCGGGGGCGCCCAGGCGGAGGCGGCGGCACCGCCGCCTTCCAGTACCCTGGTGTTCGCGGACGAGTTCGATGCGGGTACGCTCGATCGCAGCAAGTGGAACGTCGAAGGACCCGGTTTCTGGGTGAACAACGAGCAGCAGGCCTATATCGATTCGCCCGACGTGATCCGCTTCCTTCCCGCCGGCGCGGTGCCTGGCGCCGAGGGCGGCGTGCTGGTGCTGCAGCCGCGCTTCCGAGCCGGCTACACCACGCCGGCGAAGCGCAAGGCCGACTTCGTGTCGGGACGGATCGACACAAAGGGCAAGTTCGAATTCGCCCATGGCCGCGCCGAGGCGCGGATCCGCATGCCCGACGCAGCCGGGCTGTGGCCGGCCTTCTGGCTGCTCGGCAACGGCGAGTGGCCGCAGACCGGCGAGATCGACATCATGGAATATGTCGGCGAGAAGGACTGGATCGGCGTCGCCCTCCACGGTCCCGGTTATTCCGGCGAGACCCCGCTGGTGAACAAATCCTACTTCCCCGCGGGCAGCGACGTCACCGATTGGCACGTTTATGCGGTCGAATGGTCCGGCCGCGAGATGGTGTTCAAGGTCGACGACCGCATTGCCTACCGCGCTACCCGGCCGATGGTGGAGCATTACGGCGCCTGGGCGTTCGACAACCCCAAATATCTGATCCTGAACTTCGCGCTCGGCGGCGCCTATCCGGCCAAGACCAACGGCATCAAGGCGCCCTATCCGGGCGTCCCCGCCGAGACGGTGCAGCGGATCAAGGCTGACGATATCCGGATGGAGATCGACTGGGTCCGGGTCCACCGGCTCGATTGAACTCCTTCGCGCGGGCGATCCGATTACGCATCCTATCCGCTTCGCGGACAGGGGGGATTGATGCCCTGAGAAAAGCAGCATCCCTTGAAGAGGCGCGACGTCACCATTGACGAAAGCGCGTGTTCGTGATATGTTCCGACGTCCTCTACCTCCCCGCGCTCATGCAAGCATTGGCGGACGCGAAGGATTCCTCCGCCACGGGGCTCAGCCCTTTCTTGAAGGTCGAGGACTGGAAAAGAACGAGGCTGCCAAATGGGACCCGTCCTGCGATCCCGTCGGTTCGCACTGGTTTGGATGGACGGACGGGTCGTCACCCCGGCGTGCAGACGGCGGATCGGGCGGGGCCGGGTCGGCGGACACGGGTGCTGAAAATCGACCGTATTATCGGTCAATACGGTCGTTGGCGCTGCCTACCCTGCTCCGCCCGAAAAATCTCGCGGGTCGGCCGGTCAGTGACCGCGGCCGATCGGGACCGAGCCGCCGCAGCTTTCGTCCAGCCGGCGCAGCTCGTCCATGTGCAAGGCGGCCAGGCGGCGATGCGCGTCGGCAACTTCGCCATGCTCGGCCTGCGCGGCGCGATCGAGCTCCGAACAAGCGCGCTGCATGTGATAATAACGATCTTGTTCCTGCAGCATAGGTCCTCTCCTTCGGTGCGAGGATAAGCCTCGTTCCCCATCGGTGGCATTTACCTGGGTTTATCGCTTCCGTTTTGATCGCCTTGCGAGCGTGGCCGCCGCCGGCGAAAAGGGCGACCAGGCGGATCAAGTTGCGGACGGCGGCGTTGCGGCCCCGTGCGACATTATTATTTTCACGTGCGGAACGGCACCGGCGTCATCCGTGACGAGGAAGGGCGCGATCTCCCCGACGACGAAGCGGCGCGCGGGGAAGCGATGAAGGGCATAAGGTCGATCATCAGCAGCGAAGCCGCCGCCGGCCTGCTTGATCTTACCGGCGCGCTCGACATCGCCGACGCGCAAGGCCAGCTGCTGGTGACCATCGGCTTCGACGAGGCGTTCGAGATTCGGCTGCCGGAGCGGCCCGCGCGATGATCGACAAGCATCTGCTGAAGCTGCGCGCCCGCGACGAGATCAGCGACGAGGAGGAGCGCGCGATCCGCGCGGCGGTCGAGCGGATCGAGGAGATCCCGGCGGACAAGGTCTACATTCGCCACGACGTGCCGCTCGACACCTGCACTCTGCTGCTCGACGGCATCATGTGCCGCTTCAAGGATCTTCGAAATGGCGAACGCCAGATCACGGAGCTGCACGTCGCCGGCGATTTCGCAGATCTGCACAGCTTCACCCTGAAGCGGCTCGATCACGACATCCTGTGCCTGACGCCGTGCCGGGTGGCAGTCGTTCCGCATGAGAAAGTCCGCGAGATCACCGAGGCGTATCCGCATCTGGCGCGGGTCTATTGGTTCGGAACCAACCTCGATGCCGCCATCCACCGCGAATGGGAGCTCTCGCTCGGCCGCCGCACCGCCGCGGCGCGCATCGCCCATCTGTTCTGCGAGCTCTACGTTCGCCTGGAGATCGTCGGGCTCGCCCGCGACCACCAATATGAACTGCCGCTCACCCAGGCCGACATCGCCGAATGTCTTGGCCTGACGTCGGTACACGTCAACCGCATGCTCAAGGAATTGCGGCAGCAGCAGCTGGTGGAATTCAGTGGCGGCCGGATTGAGATCCGCGACTGGGCCGGCCTCCAGCGCCTCGCCGAGTTCAACCCGAGCTATCTCTATCTGGAACGGCGGCCGCGCTGACCGGCGCTCAGGCGACCGGGGGCAAGCGGTCCAGCAACTTGTCCAGGGTGATCGGATAGTTGCGCACCCGGATGCCGGTGGCGTTGTAGACCGCATTGGCGATCGCGCCGCCGACGCCGCAGAGGCCGAGCTCGCCGACCCCCTTCGCCTTCATCGGCGACGACAGCGGGTCGACCTCGTCGAGGAAGATCACCTCCTGATGCGGAATGTCGGCGTGGACCGGCACCTCGTAGCTGGCGAGATCGTGGTTGACGAAGAAGCCGAAGCGCGTGTCGACCGCCAGTTCCTCCATCAGCGCCGCGCCGACACCCATCGTCATCGCGCCGATCACCTGACTTCGCGCCGCCTTGGGGTTGAGGATCCGTCCCGCCGCGCACACCGCCAGCATCCGCCGCACCCGGATCTCGCCGGTATAGGCGTCAACGGCGGCCTCGACGAAGTGGCCCGCGAAGGTCGATTGCTGAAATTCGTTGGCGAGCTCGCCATATTCGATCGCGTCCTCGGCGACGAGTTCGCCGCTGCGAGCCGCATCGGCGAGGTTCAGGTTGCGGCCGCCGGAGCGCACCTGCCCATCGACGAATTCGGCACCGGCCGGGTCCAGCCCGAGCCGCTGCGCCGCCTGCTCGCGCAGCTTGACGCAGGCGGCGTAGACGCCCGCCGTCGAATTGTTCGCGCCCCACTGCCCGCCCGAACCGGCCGCGGCCGGGAAATCGGAGTCGCCGAGCTTCACCACCACCCGATCGAGCGGAACGCCCATCATTTCGGCCGCCGTCTGCGCGATGATGGTGTAGGTGCCGGTGCCGATGTCGGTCATGTCGGTCTCGACGGTGACGATGCCGCGCCCATCGAGACGCACCCGTGCCGCGGACTTCATCAGCAGATTGTTGCGGAAGCCGGCACCGACGCCCATTCCGACCAGCCAGCGGCCGTCGCGGACGCTGCCCGGCTTCGGGTTGCGCCGGCGCCAGCCGAAGCGGTCCGCTCCCTGGCGAAGGCATTCGACCAGCTGGCGCTGCGAGAAGCGGCGGTTCGGATTTTCGGGATCGACCTGGGTGTCGTTGAGGATCCGGAATTCGACGGGATCCATGCCGATCTTCTCGGCCACCTCGTCGATCGCGACCTCGAGCGCCATCATCCCCGGCGCCTCGCCGGGCGCCCGCATCGCATTGCCCTCGGGCAGGTCCATCTCGGCCAGCCGCATCGCGATCAGCCGGTTGGCGCCAGCGTAGAGCAATTTGGTCTGCGACACCGCCGTCTCCGGCTTGCCGTCCGGCAGGTTGCCCGACGTGCTTTCATGGGCGATCGCGGTGATCCTGCCGTCGCGGCCGGCGCCGATGCGGATGCGCTGGATCGTCGCCGGGCGATGGGTGGTGTTGTTGGCCATGATCGGGCGGGTCAGCGCGAGCTTGACCGGGCGTTTGGCCGCTTTGGCGCCGATCGCCGCCAGCACC
The nucleotide sequence above comes from Sphingosinicella sp. BN140058. Encoded proteins:
- the paoC gene encoding aldehyde oxidoreductase molybdenum-binding subunit PaoC; this translates as MKFDTPAGTNPIDRLKVVGKPTDRIDGKRKATGTAPYAYERHDVVPNQAYGYVVGSAIAKGRINRMDLDDAKAAPGVLAIVTTLDMPRLKRGKQNIAYLFGGPVVQHYHQAIAIVVAETFEQARAAAALIRVDYARARGRFDLATEAKTAPLFGGSSGEGSGAPPIERVGDFEAAFAAAPFTVDATYTTPDETHAMMEPHATIAAWEGDKLTLWTSNQMIAWSKGDVAINLGISPKNVRLDSPFIGGGFGGKLFVRSDAVLAAIGAKAAKRPVKLALTRPIMANNTTHRPATIQRIRIGAGRDGRITAIAHESTSGNLPDGKPETAVSQTKLLYAGANRLIAMRLAEMDLPEGNAMRAPGEAPGMMALEVAIDEVAEKIGMDPVEFRILNDTQVDPENPNRRFSQRQLVECLRQGADRFGWRRRNPKPGSVRDGRWLVGMGVGAGFRNNLLMKSAARVRLDGRGIVTVETDMTDIGTGTYTIIAQTAAEMMGVPLDRVVVKLGDSDFPAAAGSGGQWGANNSTAGVYAACVKLREQAAQRLGLDPAGAEFVDGQVRSGGRNLNLADAARSGELVAEDAIEYGELANEFQQSTFAGHFVEAAVDAYTGEIRVRRMLAVCAAGRILNPKAARSQVIGAMTMGVGAALMEELAVDTRFGFFVNHDLASYEVPVHADIPHQEVIFLDEVDPLSSPMKAKGVGELGLCGVGGAIANAVYNATGIRVRNYPITLDKLLDRLPPVA